DNA sequence from the Hoylesella buccalis ATCC 35310 genome:
TGCGTGTTGTTATTGTTTTCATCTTGGAAATTTATTGTTTGACAAAGATATAAATATTTTCAAAAAGAAACATTTTGTGCAACAAGTTTTTCTTATAAATAACCCAAAGATATTTTTTTTATATCGAAAATAAGTTGTAGATTTGCAAAACAATTATCGTTTACGGATAGTTGTGCAAATAATACTGAATATTAAATCATAACCATATAACATTTTTTTTAAACTAAGAAATGGAGCAATCAAAAAACTTCGCTTTCGAAGAAGCTTTCGAGGAGGCGTTGAAATACTTTGCGGGTGACGAGTTGGCCGCACGAGTATGGGTGAACAAATATTCTATGAAAGACAGTTTCGGGAATATCTATGAAATGTCACCAAAGGACATGCATTGGCGCATCGCCAATGAAATAGCGCGCATCGAGAAGAAGTATAAGAACCCGATGAGTGCGCAGGAAATCTTCGACCTGTTGGATCATTTCAAGTATATCATCCCTGCAGGCAGTCCGATGACCGGCATTGGCAACAACTACCAGGTGGCCAGTTTGAGCAACTGCTTTGTGATTGGGTTGGATGGCGATGCCGACTCATACGGTGCCATCATGCGCATTGACGAAGAGCAGGTGCAGCTGATGAAGCGTAGGGGTGGCGTTGGGCACGACCTGAGCCACATCCGACCGAAGGGTTCACCAGTTAACAACTCGGCACTCACCAGCACCGGCCTGGTGCCTTTCATGGAGCGTTACAGCAACTCTACTCGCGAGGTGGCGCAGGATGGCCGACGTGGCGCACTGATGTTGAGCGTGAGCATCAAGCATCCCGACAGCGAATCGTTTATTGATGCCAAGATGACCGAGGGAAAGGTCACCGGCGCCAATGTATCGGTCAAGATAGATGATGCTTTTATGGAGGCTGCTACCAGTGATAAACCTTATGTACAGCAGTTCCCTGTGGATGGTGATGAGCCGCTTGTGAAACGGGAAATCTCCGCCAAGGCTTTGTGGGAGAAGATTGTTCACAATGCTTGGAAGAGTGCAGAACCTGGCGTACTGTTCTGGGATACCATCACCCGTGAAAGCATCCCCGATTGTTATGCCGACCTGGGTTTCCGCACCGTGAGCACCAATCCATGCGGCGAAATACCTTTGTGTCCTTATGATTCGTGCCGCTTGTTGAGCATCAACCTCTATTCTTACGTGGTTCATCCATTTACCAAGGATGCCTATTTTGACATGGACAAATTCAGAAAGCATGTTCAAATAGCACAGCGCATCATGGATGACATTGTTGATTTGGAGCTGGAGAAGATTGATCGTATCATGCAGAAGATACAACAAGATCCGCAGAGTGATGAGGTCAAGGGATCAGAATATCACCTTTGGGAGAAAATCAAGCACAAGAGCAGCCAGGGACGCCGTACAGGTGTAGGCATTACGGCCGAGGGTGACATGATTGCAGCCATGGGGTTGCGCTATGGAACGCCAGAAGCAACCGAGTTTTCTGTCAACGTTCACAAGAATTTAGCGTTGAGCGCCTACCGCTCTTCCGTAACCATGGCGCAAGAACGCGGTGCTTTCGCTGTGTTTGATGCCAGTCGCGAGAAGAACAATCCCTTCTTGCTTCGCATCAAAGAAGCCGACCAACAGTTGTATGCCGACCTGCAGAAGTATGGTCGTCGCAATATCGCTTGTCTGACAATCGCGCCTACTGGCACCACCTCACTGATGACACAAACCACCAGTGGCATCGAACCCGTGTTCATGCCAGTGTATAAGCGTCGCCGAAAGGTAAATCCCAACGATACTGACGTGCGTGTAGACTTTGTGGACGAGGTGGGTGATAGCTTTGAAGAATACATCGTGTACCACAAGAAATTCCTGGAGTGGATGAACGTTAACGGCATCGATTCTACTAAGAAGTATACCCAGGAAGAGATTGATAAGCTGGTGGCGCAGTCGCCATATTATAAGGCTACGGCCAATGATGTTGACTGGTTGGAGAAGGTTAAGATGCAAGGTGCCATCCAAAAATGGGTAGACCATAGCATCAGTGTGACCGTCAACCTGCCCAACGACGTAGATGAGGCCTTGGTTAATCGCTTGTATGTAGAGGCGTGGAAGAGCGGATGCAAGGGCTGCACCATCTATCGAGACGGGTCCAGAGCAGGCGTTATGATTTCTGTTTCTAAGAGTGAGAAGAAACAGAAAGGTAAGGAACAAGCCAAGGATAACGGTGCTGACCAGAACGCACTGCCTCCCTGCAAACAGCCCGAGGTGATAGAAGTGAGACCGAAGGTGCTGGAGTGCGATGTGGTTCGCTTCCAAAACAACAAGGAGAAGTGGGTGGCATTCGTCGGATTGCTTGATGGTTATCCTTACGAAATCTTCACTGGTTTGCAAGATGACGATGAGGGAATTGTACTGCCTAAGTCGGTTGTCAAAGGAAAAATCATCAAACAGAAGCAGGATGACGGCCCCAGCAGATACGACTTCCAGTTTGAAAACAAGCGTGGCTATAAGACTACGGTCGAGGGACTTAGTGAGAAGTTCAACCCAGAGTATTGGAATTACGCCAAACTCATTAGTGGTGTGCTGCGCTATCGTATGCCTATCGAACGTGTTATTAATCTGGTTAGTTCACTACAGCTAAAAGACGAGAGCATCAACACCTGGAAGAATGGTGTGGAGCGCGCGTTGAAGAAATACATAGACGATGGCACC
Encoded proteins:
- a CDS encoding adenosylcobalamin-dependent ribonucleoside-diphosphate reductase, giving the protein MEQSKNFAFEEAFEEALKYFAGDELAARVWVNKYSMKDSFGNIYEMSPKDMHWRIANEIARIEKKYKNPMSAQEIFDLLDHFKYIIPAGSPMTGIGNNYQVASLSNCFVIGLDGDADSYGAIMRIDEEQVQLMKRRGGVGHDLSHIRPKGSPVNNSALTSTGLVPFMERYSNSTREVAQDGRRGALMLSVSIKHPDSESFIDAKMTEGKVTGANVSVKIDDAFMEAATSDKPYVQQFPVDGDEPLVKREISAKALWEKIVHNAWKSAEPGVLFWDTITRESIPDCYADLGFRTVSTNPCGEIPLCPYDSCRLLSINLYSYVVHPFTKDAYFDMDKFRKHVQIAQRIMDDIVDLELEKIDRIMQKIQQDPQSDEVKGSEYHLWEKIKHKSSQGRRTGVGITAEGDMIAAMGLRYGTPEATEFSVNVHKNLALSAYRSSVTMAQERGAFAVFDASREKNNPFLLRIKEADQQLYADLQKYGRRNIACLTIAPTGTTSLMTQTTSGIEPVFMPVYKRRRKVNPNDTDVRVDFVDEVGDSFEEYIVYHKKFLEWMNVNGIDSTKKYTQEEIDKLVAQSPYYKATANDVDWLEKVKMQGAIQKWVDHSISVTVNLPNDVDEALVNRLYVEAWKSGCKGCTIYRDGSRAGVMISVSKSEKKQKGKEQAKDNGADQNALPPCKQPEVIEVRPKVLECDVVRFQNNKEKWVAFVGLLDGYPYEIFTGLQDDDEGIVLPKSVVKGKIIKQKQDDGPSRYDFQFENKRGYKTTVEGLSEKFNPEYWNYAKLISGVLRYRMPIERVINLVSSLQLKDESINTWKNGVERALKKYIDDGTEAKGKKCPVCGHETLVYQEGCLICKNCGASRCG